In a single window of the Elaeis guineensis isolate ETL-2024a chromosome 6, EG11, whole genome shotgun sequence genome:
- the LOC105035571 gene encoding LOW QUALITY PROTEIN: outer envelope protein 61-like (The sequence of the model RefSeq protein was modified relative to this genomic sequence to represent the inferred CDS: inserted 1 base in 1 codon) has protein sequence MYDAIMDPEMMRLAQEQMSRIPPEELARMQQQMMSNPELLRLATESMKNLKLEDMRCAAEQLKHSRTEDMVEVSKKMAKATPEEIAAIKARADAQISYELNAAKMLKQQGNELHSNGQYHDAAKKYLLAKNNLNGIPSSHGGTLQLQCSLNVMSCYLKTRRFEDCIKEGSEVLAYDSKNVKALYRRGLAFKELGKLEAAVSDLKEAHAISPEDETIADVLRDAIEKLIKEGGDGNVSQGLVIEEIVEKESPPMPSDSHGSALEYSMTQPVEAGESSEKMNGTYPGFPADSELLQSFKDGPETTRLFHNYASNVDPETLPSLGVRGMSPDMVKTATEMMSSMKPEELQKXVQVASSLSRQGPDGARLGSQFPEMTPEMVKMASDTIKKMSPGELQKMLKAAASLNVNGAPFSTATREGHAQRSESDSESSVAAGSYSMGNDRVGGNSSNELLNSRTGQSSSSIPTSTADLQESIRNSLKDPAMRQMFASMMKNMSPEMMANMSEQFGMKLSKEEAAKAQQAMSSLSPEDLDRMMQWAEWAQWGIEAVKKTKNWLVGRPGMILAFVMLILAFIFHQLGFIGG, from the exons ATGTACGACGCGATCATGGACCCTGAGATGATGAGGCTCGCCCAGGAGCAGATGAGTCGGATTCCTCCCGAAGAGCTTGCCAGGATGCAACAACAG ATGATGTCCAATCCAGAGCTTTTGAGATTAGCAACAGAAAGTATGAAGAATTTGAAGCTTGAAGATATGAGATGTGCTGCAGAACAGCTAAAACATTCTAGAACTGAGGATATGGTTGAGGTTAGCAAGAAAATGGCTAAGGCTACACCTGAAGAAATTGCAGCCATAAAGGCTCGTGCAGATGCTCAAATCTCATATGAACTCAATGCAGCAAAGATGCTGAAGCAACAG GGGAATGAGCTTCATAGCAATGGGCAGTATCATGATGCAGCTAAAAAGTACTTGCTC GCAAAAAACAACTTAAATGGAATCCCATCGTCCCATGGTGGAACTCTCCAGTTGCAATGTTCTCTCAATGTAATGTCATGTTACCTGAAAACAAGGCGGTTTGAGGACTGCATCAAGGAAGGGTCAGAG GTTTTGGCATATGACTCAAAGAATGTAAAAGCTCTTTATCGCAGAGGTCTAGCATTTAAGGAACTCGGAAAGTTAGAA GCTGCTGTCTCTGATTTGAAGGAGGCTCATGCAATTTCCCCTGAAGATGAAACTATAGCTGATGTCCTAAG AGATGCCATTGAAAAACTGATAAAGGAAGGTGGAGATGGTAATGTATCACAGG GTTTGGTTATTGAAGAGATAGTGGAAAAAGAGAGCCCACCCATGCCATCAGATAGTCATGGAAGTGCATTGGAGTATTCTATGACCCAGCCAGTTGAAGCTGGGGAGAGTTCTGAGAAAATGAATGGGACTTATCCTGGTTTCCCTGCTGATTCTGAGTTGTTACAAAGCTTCAAAGATGGTCCTGAAACAACCAG GTTATTCCACAATTATGCCTCGAATGTTGACCCTGAAACTCTGCCATCTCTTGGTGTGCGAGGAATGTCACCTGACATGGTTAAAACAGCCACAGAAATGATGAGCAGTATGAAGCCAGAAGAGCTTCAGA GTGTCCAAGTAGCATCTTCCTTGAGTAGACAAGGCCCAGATGGTGCAAGATTAGGTTCACAATTTCCAGAAATGACACCTGAAATGGTTAAGATGGCATCAGATACCATTAAGAAAATGTCTCCTGGGGAGCTTCAGAAGATGCTCAAAGCTGCTGCTTCTTTGAATGTAAATGGTGCACCTTTTTCAACAGCAACAAGAGAAGGTCATGCCCAAAGATCAGAGAGTGACTCTGAATCATCAGTTGCTGCAGGTAGTTACTCTATGGGGAACGACCGTGTGGGTGGCAATTCTTCTAATGAGCTTCTCAATTCAAGAACAGGTCAATCATCTTCTAGCATCCCAACTTCAACAGCTGATTTGCAGGAAAGCATAAGAAATTCATTGAAAGATCCAGCAATGCGGCAG ATGTTTGCTTctatgatgaagaacatgagcCCAGAAATGATGGCAAATATGAGTGAACAATTTGGGATGAAGCTATCAAAGGAAGAGGCAGCAAAAGCTCAACAGGCCATGTCATCATTATCACCAGAGGACTTGGATAGGATG ATGCAGTGGGCAGAATGGGCCCAGTGGGGAATTGAAGCTGTGAAGAAGACAAAGAATTGGCTTGTTGGAAGGCCTGGCATGATCCTTGCGTTTGTTATGCTTATACTGGCTTTCATATTTCATCAGCTCGGGTTCATTGGGGGATAA